The following are encoded in a window of Artemia franciscana chromosome 19, ASM3288406v1, whole genome shotgun sequence genomic DNA:
- the LOC136039384 gene encoding stromal interaction molecule homolog isoform X1 — protein sequence MVMEKKILLLAPFILSLLKCDEICNETDNLENFREKNSPGDVVKPCVRCSYKGLIPEHEWLAFEAVFDLHKQLDDDADGSIDLEESEEFLTEELQFVGNKEGRLQRFHGKKTLISVEDFWNSWMTSAAHNWTTEEIIDWMDYHINLPQYRDGFISNGINGTLLPRLANKEPALHQLLGIVNPIHKRKVSIKAMEVVLFGPPREYITGKNIKFIVSGVVMLFATLALISYRQIRMSKAKLQKVMKDLDRLANAEQAFMRLQAEHEVLSNKQYPDDGMLRSESQEGSNLEDEMKQLRKENELLCSRLKEIECKTSWKTPIDLAHWLQLTYEIETVAFNKKRQQAEMQLAAARRACDQLKKKRSNLVLAFISTHGNGLEDVDGSITQARNVLMEVTRDLRERTCRWKNIEKICGISIIENPGLNYLRFVLKNETRPLQASESGSDLNITFPETEPSLLNHISEVPQLESTFSTPVREQSVLDFPKARDAPPRPEPAPRYSSMEIDGFRPRTSSANSKLFYVGDQEQEDKKIIPSVMRTESTALISPRMDGIPEKPEKEDSVSNASGQMSNISHNSTMSLASGDLKSRKNPKFLRLLSSFRKRKKKMETVTAS from the exons ATGGTAATGGAGAAGAAAATACTTCTATTAGCTCCGTTCATACTGAGTTTATTGAAATGTGATGAAATTTGTAATGAAACAGACAACCTAGAAAATTTTCGAGAAAAGAATAGTCCCGGGGATGTTGTTAAACCTTGTGTCCGTTGTAGTTATAAGGGACTTATTCCGGAACATGAATGGCTTGCCTTTGAAGCCGTGTTTGATTTACATAAACAGCTGGATGATGATGCTGACGGCAGTATTGACTTGGAAGAATCCGAAGAATTCTTGACTGAAGAGCTTCAGTTCGTTGGTAACAAAGAAGGAAGACTTCAACGATTCCATGGAAAAAAGACATTGATCAGTGTGGAAGATTTTTGGAATTCTTGGATGACCTCAGCCGCCCATAATTGGACAACTGAAGAAATTATTGACTGGATGGACTACCATATTAATCTTCCGCAATATCGTGATGGTTTCATATCGAACGGTATAAATGGAACATTACTGCCTAGGCTTGCCAATAAAGAACCAGCACTTCATCAATTGCTTGGGATTGTTAATCCTATTCATAAGCGAAAAGTCTCAATCAAAGCAATGGAAGTGGTTTTATTTGGTCCTCCAAGGGAATATATTactggcaaaaatataaaattcatagtTTCCGGAGTTGTAAtgctttttgctactttagcTTTAATTTCATATCGCCAAATACGTATGTCAAAGGCTAAGCTacaaaaagtaatgaaagattTGGATCGACTAGCCAACGCTGAACAAGCATTTATGCGTCTTCAAGCCGAGCATGAAGTTTTATCGAATAAACAGTATCCTGATGACGGCATGCTGAGAAGTGAATCTCAGGAAGGTAGTAATCTAGAGGATGAGATGAAGCAGCTGCGGAAGGAAAACGAGTTGCTTTGCAGTCGATTAAAAGAAATCGAATGTAAGACAAGTTGGAAAACTCCGATAGACTTGGCGCATTGGCTGCAACTGACGTATGAAATAGAAACTGTTGCTTTTAATAAGAAGAGACAACAAGCAGAGATGCAACTTGCTGCAGCCAGACGAGCTTGTGATCAGCTAAAGAAGAAACGCTCCAATTTGGTTTTGGCTTTTATTTCAACACATGGAAATGGTTTAGAAGATGTTGATGGAAGTATAACACAAGCTCGCAATGTTTTAATGGAAGTTACTCGAGATCTTCGAGAGAGAACATGTCGTTggaagaatattgaaaaaatatgtgGTATTTCTATTATTGAAAATCCTGGTCTAAATTATCTTCGTTTCGTCTTGAAAAATGAGACTCGTCCTTTACAAGCATCCGAAAGTGGGTCTGACTTAAATATAACATTTCCCGAGACTGAACCGTCTTTGCTGAATCATATCTCAGAAGTTCCTCAGCTTGAATCAACTTTCTCAACCCCTGTTCGGGAGCAATCAGTGTTGGACTTCCCAAAAGCACGTGACGCTCCTCCAAGACCAGAACCTGCTCCACGATATTCTTCTATGGAAATTGATGGCTTCAGACCAAGAACATCGTCTGCTAATTCAAAGCTCTTCTATGTTGGTGACCAAGAACAGGAAGACAAAAAAATCATTCCATCA GTTATGAGAACCGAGTCAACTGCCCTCATTTCGCCCAGAATGGACGGAATACCGGAGAAGCCAGAGAAAGAAGATTCTGTTAGTAACGCCTCTGGTCAAATGTCAAATATATCGCACAACTCTACAATGTCTCTAGCATCTGGTGATCTGAAATCTcggaaaaatccaaaatttttacgTTTGTTATCGTCTTTCAGAAAACGAAAGAAGAAGATGGAAACCGTCACTGCTTCTTAA